In a genomic window of Flammeovirga agarivorans:
- a CDS encoding gamma-glutamyl-gamma-aminobutyrate hydrolase family protein, whose protein sequence is MIKIGITPCFFYPDMSRSTFGPKSLTYVENNMMEYVAQEGILPIVIPDIDKKLLNKVLDTLDGVILHGGSDVAPETYGEQPIGPWLGDAYRDQFELYVIDYMIKKGKSIFGICRGFQLLNIYYGGSLYQDTITQREGVKEHRSAEKYDTIYHPINILENNFLKEIYPSEKQQFVNTVHHQSIKKLGDGLQIWATSDDGIIEAFGDPNKPKGKVMGVQWHPEFSKTLGDKIINPQPLYKAFLTHIYD, encoded by the coding sequence ATGATTAAGATCGGTATTACACCATGCTTCTTTTATCCAGATATGAGTCGATCTACATTTGGTCCAAAGTCACTGACATATGTGGAAAATAACATGATGGAATATGTCGCTCAAGAAGGGATTCTGCCAATAGTAATTCCAGATATAGATAAAAAACTATTGAATAAGGTCTTAGATACATTAGATGGAGTAATACTTCATGGAGGATCGGATGTAGCTCCTGAAACGTATGGAGAACAACCGATTGGCCCATGGTTGGGAGATGCATACAGAGATCAATTTGAACTCTACGTTATCGATTATATGATAAAAAAAGGGAAATCGATTTTTGGTATTTGTAGAGGTTTTCAATTATTGAATATCTATTACGGAGGTAGTCTTTACCAAGATACAATCACTCAAAGAGAAGGGGTGAAGGAGCATCGTTCTGCTGAAAAATATGATACGATTTATCATCCAATAAATATATTAGAAAACAACTTTCTAAAGGAAATCTATCCATCGGAAAAACAACAATTCGTCAATACTGTCCATCATCAATCTATTAAAAAATTAGGTGATGGACTTCAAATATGGGCAACTTCAGATGATGGTATTATTGAAGCATTTGGGGATCCAAATAAACCTAAAGGAAAAGTGATGGGTGTACAATGGCATCCAGAATTTTCAAAAACACTTGGAGACAAAATAATTAACCCACAGCCTTTATATAAGGCATTTCTAACTCACATATACGATTAA
- a CDS encoding DUF417 family protein yields the protein MKNISRLTQNVGIEISRYGLVLILLWYGIFKFTNAEAQAILDLIENSPLFSWMLSFMTIQQVSNMIGTVEIITAIAIAARPFSPWASVVGSFVGIVTFVATLSFLATTPGMFKLVDGMYVPNGFILKDLLLLGFSVWSFGESYAALEQKQSKVVDTKYQFS from the coding sequence ATGAAAAACATTTCTAGACTAACCCAAAATGTCGGGATCGAAATTTCCCGATACGGACTCGTATTAATTTTACTTTGGTACGGTATATTTAAATTTACCAATGCTGAAGCACAAGCGATTTTAGACCTTATCGAAAACAGTCCTTTGTTTAGTTGGATGTTGTCATTTATGACCATTCAGCAAGTATCTAATATGATTGGAACTGTTGAAATCATTACTGCAATAGCTATTGCTGCCAGACCATTCTCTCCTTGGGCAAGTGTAGTTGGAAGTTTTGTAGGAATCGTTACTTTTGTAGCCACATTATCATTTTTAGCCACAACTCCAGGGATGTTTAAATTAGTGGACGGTATGTATGTTCCAAACGGTTTTATACTTAAGGACCTACTACTTTTAGGTTTTTCTGTGTGGAGTTTCGGAGAATCATACGCTGCTTTAGAACAAAAACAATCAAAAGTAGTTGACACTAAATATCAATTCTCATAA
- a CDS encoding arylsulfatase yields MRKVLLILSLLTFVSGATFAQKSKKNKRPNILVIMGDDVGYGNISTYNNGMLAYQTPNIDRIGKEGVVLTSEYAQQSCTAGRAAFITGQSPLRTGLSTIGMPGSKIGIQKEDPTIAEILKPLGYTSGQFGKNHLGDRDEFLPTNHGFDEFFGNLYHLNAEEEPEDPAYPTDPEFKKKYGPRGVIHSYADGRISDTGPLNKKRMETVDAEFMDASIEFMEKAVKDDKPFFVWFNSTRMHVFTHLTEESKKLVHDYGLYGAGMTELDNQVGTLLSTLERLGIEDNTIVIFTTDNGVEKMTWPDGGISPFRGEKGSTWEGGVRVPFVIKYPNGIKETGRKLNGIVSHEDMMPTLYAAVTGKDDLKETLKTGYKGEESTFKVHLDGYNQWDYFTGKEEKSRRDTFFYVADNGMIQAMRWNDWKIHFIIQEGEGPDMWFSGHRFALSWPRIYNLGQDPYEMADHSGMYLKWYGQKMWLFVPAKEKLGEFFMSFKSFPPRQRPELLSPGKMQEMLYQMMDRTPKN; encoded by the coding sequence ATGAGAAAAGTTTTACTTATTTTATCGTTACTAACATTTGTTAGTGGTGCTACTTTTGCACAAAAATCAAAGAAAAATAAACGTCCGAACATTCTTGTAATCATGGGCGATGATGTTGGATATGGTAACATTTCAACATATAACAATGGCATGTTAGCTTACCAAACGCCAAATATTGATAGAATTGGTAAAGAAGGTGTGGTATTAACTTCTGAATATGCTCAACAATCATGTACTGCTGGTAGAGCTGCATTTATCACTGGTCAATCTCCATTAAGAACAGGTTTATCTACTATCGGTATGCCAGGTTCTAAAATTGGTATCCAAAAAGAAGATCCTACAATTGCTGAGATTCTTAAGCCACTTGGTTATACATCTGGTCAGTTTGGTAAAAACCACTTAGGTGATAGAGATGAATTCTTACCTACAAATCACGGTTTCGATGAATTCTTCGGTAACCTTTACCACTTAAATGCAGAAGAAGAGCCAGAAGATCCAGCATATCCTACAGATCCAGAGTTCAAGAAAAAATATGGACCAAGAGGTGTAATTCACTCGTATGCAGACGGACGTATCTCTGATACAGGTCCATTGAACAAGAAAAGAATGGAAACAGTAGATGCTGAATTCATGGATGCTTCAATCGAATTCATGGAGAAAGCTGTAAAAGACGACAAACCATTCTTCGTATGGTTCAACTCAACTCGTATGCACGTTTTCACTCACTTAACTGAGGAATCTAAAAAATTAGTTCATGATTACGGTTTATATGGAGCTGGTATGACTGAATTAGATAATCAAGTAGGTACATTATTATCAACTTTAGAGCGTTTAGGTATTGAAGATAACACGATCGTAATTTTCACTACAGACAACGGTGTTGAAAAAATGACATGGCCTGACGGTGGTATCTCTCCATTCCGTGGTGAAAAAGGATCTACTTGGGAAGGTGGTGTAAGAGTACCTTTCGTAATCAAATACCCTAACGGTATCAAAGAAACTGGTCGTAAATTAAATGGTATTGTTTCTCATGAAGATATGATGCCTACATTATATGCCGCTGTAACAGGTAAAGATGACTTAAAAGAAACTTTAAAAACTGGTTACAAAGGTGAAGAGTCTACTTTCAAAGTACACTTAGACGGTTACAACCAATGGGATTACTTCACTGGTAAAGAGGAGAAATCAAGAAGAGATACTTTCTTCTATGTAGCTGACAATGGTATGATCCAAGCGATGCGTTGGAATGATTGGAAAATCCACTTCATCATCCAAGAAGGTGAAGGTCCTGATATGTGGTTCTCAGGTCACAGATTTGCATTATCATGGCCAAGAATTTATAACTTAGGTCAAGATCCATACGAAATGGCAGATCACTCTGGTATGTACTTAAAATGGTACGGACAGAAAATGTGGTTATTCGTTCCTGCAAAAGAAAAGTTAGGAGAATTCTTTATGTCATTCAAGTCGTTCCCTCCAAGACAACGTCCTGAATTATTATCTCCTGGTAAAATGCAAGAGATGTTATATCAAATGATGGATAGAACTCCTAAAAACTAG
- a CDS encoding TetR/AcrR family transcriptional regulator, with the protein MAGRPKIFNQEEVLDKTINLFWENGYEATGTTALLKEVNLNKGSLYHTFKSKKQLFLAGLNHMERKALQGFEEALTNSEQPIEVIRGLFLGIVDSSYDENCKGCILGNTLMEFTGKDDEAKDVAAGFLRELESLFEKTITQEQEKGVLTSTENASDLAKYLINFWNGINISRRIYTDKQELLQMINFHLKIIK; encoded by the coding sequence ATGGCAGGTAGACCAAAAATTTTTAATCAAGAGGAAGTATTAGATAAGACAATCAATCTTTTTTGGGAGAATGGTTATGAAGCAACTGGTACAACAGCTCTTCTAAAAGAAGTCAACTTAAACAAGGGCAGTTTATACCATACCTTTAAATCAAAAAAGCAGTTATTTCTAGCAGGGTTGAATCATATGGAAAGAAAAGCTTTACAAGGATTTGAAGAGGCTTTAACGAATAGTGAACAGCCTATAGAAGTAATTAGAGGATTGTTTCTTGGTATTGTTGATTCATCTTATGATGAAAACTGTAAAGGGTGTATTCTAGGAAATACGTTAATGGAATTTACAGGTAAAGATGATGAAGCAAAAGATGTAGCAGCAGGTTTCCTTAGAGAATTGGAATCACTGTTTGAAAAAACAATCACTCAAGAACAAGAAAAAGGAGTATTGACATCTACTGAAAACGCATCTGATCTTGCTAAGTACTTGATTAACTTTTGGAACGGAATAAATATTTCTAGACGTATCTACACAGACAAACAAGAATTATTACAAATGATTAATTTTCACCTAAAAATCATCAAATAA
- a CDS encoding iron-containing alcohol dehydrogenase, which yields MLDIHSTYTYNFPTKIRFGVGVINELGPYLKENNIFRPLIVTDAIISELPFFSKVISDLERQGISPSVFNEMHKNPVKSDVLKGKKNYQNSICDGVIGIGGGVAMDVARAIALSINHHRDLFDYDDLIGGDKYVTEEIPHFITIPTTAGTGSEVGRSAIISDDITKQKKILFSPSLLAKIVFADPTLTLDLPAFVTAATGMDAITHNIEAYLSRGFNPMCDGIALQGLKLLAQSIVQATKEPDLFSRSKMLIGSLMGAVAFQKGLGMVHSMAHPLSSLLDMHHGLANAICLPIGMEYNYVGFEGKFNVMAYTMGLGGNQGKNLVDSVMVLNEQLGLPQNLSQVGVKEEHIPELARLAKQDFCLPCNPKEVTEEDFVQLYKKALSYD from the coding sequence ATGTTAGATATACATTCTACTTATACCTATAATTTTCCTACAAAAATCCGCTTCGGTGTAGGGGTTATTAATGAACTCGGACCGTATCTAAAGGAGAACAATATATTCCGTCCCTTAATTGTTACAGATGCGATAATATCTGAGCTGCCTTTTTTCTCTAAAGTGATCTCTGACCTTGAAAGACAAGGAATTTCCCCTTCTGTTTTTAATGAAATGCACAAAAACCCGGTAAAATCGGATGTATTGAAAGGAAAAAAGAATTATCAGAATAGCATATGTGATGGAGTTATCGGTATCGGAGGGGGCGTAGCCATGGATGTCGCCAGAGCAATTGCATTAAGTATCAATCATCACAGAGATTTATTTGATTACGATGATTTAATAGGGGGTGATAAATACGTTACAGAAGAAATACCGCATTTTATTACTATACCTACAACTGCTGGTACTGGTAGTGAAGTTGGTAGATCAGCAATAATCTCAGATGATATAACAAAACAGAAAAAGATACTATTTTCACCAAGTTTGTTAGCCAAAATAGTTTTTGCAGATCCAACCTTAACGTTAGACTTGCCTGCTTTTGTAACAGCAGCAACAGGCATGGATGCAATTACTCATAATATTGAAGCTTACCTATCTCGAGGTTTTAATCCAATGTGTGATGGTATCGCTTTACAAGGACTGAAGTTGTTAGCACAATCCATCGTTCAAGCTACCAAAGAACCTGATCTGTTTTCAAGGTCAAAGATGCTGATAGGTTCATTAATGGGAGCTGTAGCATTTCAAAAAGGACTAGGTATGGTGCATAGTATGGCTCATCCATTATCAAGTTTGTTAGACATGCATCATGGGCTTGCCAATGCTATTTGTTTACCAATTGGTATGGAATACAACTACGTTGGATTTGAAGGGAAATTCAATGTAATGGCATATACGATGGGGTTAGGAGGGAATCAAGGGAAAAACTTAGTGGATAGTGTAATGGTTCTCAATGAGCAATTGGGTTTACCTCAAAACTTATCTCAAGTTGGAGTGAAAGAGGAACATATTCCAGAGTTGGCTAGATTAGCTAAACAAGATTTCTGTTTACCATGTAATCCTAAAGAAGTTACAGAAGAGGACTTTGTTCAATTGTATAAAAAAGCATTATCGTATGATTAA
- a CDS encoding carboxymuconolactone decarboxylase family protein, translated as MNLLKEYRDRRAAQNEKVLENADKVIKRIYSLDTVTYQDGALDAKTKEMIGLTTSLVLRCDDCVKYHLEKCIELGYTKEQVIEGMAVTNVVGGTIVIPHLRRAVEYLEALFEEKENQ; from the coding sequence ATGAATCTTCTCAAAGAATATAGAGACCGTAGAGCTGCTCAAAACGAGAAAGTGCTTGAGAATGCGGATAAAGTAATTAAACGTATCTATAGCTTGGATACCGTTACTTATCAAGATGGTGCATTGGATGCAAAAACTAAAGAGATGATAGGTTTAACTACTTCTCTAGTTTTACGTTGTGATGACTGCGTAAAATACCACCTTGAGAAATGTATTGAGTTAGGATATACAAAAGAACAAGTAATAGAAGGAATGGCTGTAACAAACGTTGTTGGAGGAACAATAGTGATCCCACACTTAAGAAGAGCTGTTGAATATTTAGAAGCTTTGTTTGAAGAAAAAGAAAATCAATAA
- a CDS encoding NAD(P)H-dependent oxidoreductase codes for MNLIESLNWRYATKKFDASKKINQATVNTILEAGNLSASSYGLQPWKLVLVETPELRQKLVEHAWGQQQVADASHLIVIARDADLTAEDVEAFVKNVATTRELPEEALADYKGMMLNTVNTLPAEAKDVWVSKQAYIVLGNLLAACAQLGVDSTPMEGFVPEKFDEVLGLDKHGLKSTVILPIGYRAEDDAYQHLAKVRKDINEVVVKL; via the coding sequence ATGAACTTAATTGAATCACTAAATTGGAGATATGCAACAAAGAAATTTGATGCATCAAAAAAAATCAATCAAGCTACAGTAAATACTATCTTAGAAGCTGGTAACCTATCTGCTTCATCATATGGTTTACAACCTTGGAAATTAGTATTAGTAGAAACTCCAGAACTTAGACAAAAGTTAGTAGAGCATGCTTGGGGACAACAACAAGTAGCAGATGCTTCTCACCTAATTGTTATTGCTAGAGATGCTGACTTAACTGCAGAAGACGTTGAAGCTTTTGTAAAAAATGTAGCCACTACAAGAGAATTACCAGAAGAAGCTTTAGCAGATTACAAAGGTATGATGCTAAATACGGTAAATACTCTTCCTGCAGAGGCTAAAGATGTTTGGGTAAGTAAGCAAGCTTATATTGTTTTAGGAAACTTACTTGCTGCTTGTGCACAATTAGGAGTAGATTCTACGCCTATGGAAGGATTTGTTCCTGAGAAGTTTGATGAAGTTTTAGGCTTAGATAAGCATGGCTTAAAATCAACAGTTATTCTTCCAATCGGTTATAGAGCTGAGGACGATGCCTACCAACATCTTGCGAAAGTAAGAAAAGATATCAACGAAGTAGTTGTAAAATTATAA
- a CDS encoding glutamine synthetase family protein produces MTKQEVIDLLEDSRHNKVKVAIVDIDGVLRGKYMHIKKFISALESGFGFCDVVFGWDMVDESYDNVKVTGWHTGYPDMPARIDVTTFRQIPWENETPFFLADFSRENKDEETVGPRALLKRIQAKSLELGFSPVFSQEFEWFNYRQSSSELYEKDFKKVTPLTEGMFGYSILRSSENSEFFHDLFDLLEDFNIPLEGLHTETGPGVFEAAIQYTNIVEAADRATLFKTSVKEIAYKHGVMASFMAKQNMELPGCSGHIHQSLWDAEVKKNLFFDASNKDNISKTMEHYMAGQLFCLPFILPMLAPTINSYKRLVEGAWAPTTLTWAVDNRTTALRALPHGEKSSRLETRVVGSDVNPYLAMSACLAAGLYGIENKLSLDTPQTIGNGYKETQYGTLPANLWDATQAMKNHELPKELFGEEFVEHFTLSREWEWRRFMNTVTDWETKRYFEII; encoded by the coding sequence ATGACTAAACAAGAAGTAATAGATTTACTAGAAGATAGCAGGCACAATAAAGTAAAAGTAGCTATTGTTGATATCGACGGTGTTTTAAGAGGAAAGTACATGCATATCAAAAAGTTTATATCAGCTTTAGAATCTGGTTTTGGCTTTTGTGATGTTGTATTTGGTTGGGATATGGTTGATGAATCCTACGATAATGTTAAAGTTACAGGTTGGCATACAGGTTACCCGGACATGCCTGCAAGAATCGATGTAACAACGTTTAGACAAATCCCATGGGAGAATGAAACTCCTTTTTTTCTAGCTGATTTTAGTCGAGAAAATAAAGACGAGGAAACTGTTGGTCCTAGAGCGTTATTGAAACGTATTCAGGCAAAATCTTTAGAACTAGGCTTTTCACCAGTTTTTTCTCAAGAATTTGAATGGTTTAATTATCGTCAATCGTCATCAGAACTTTACGAAAAAGACTTTAAGAAAGTAACACCTCTAACTGAAGGGATGTTTGGCTATTCAATTCTCCGATCTTCAGAGAATAGTGAGTTTTTTCATGACCTTTTTGATTTATTGGAAGACTTTAATATTCCATTAGAAGGACTACATACTGAGACTGGACCAGGTGTCTTTGAAGCTGCCATACAATATACCAATATCGTTGAAGCTGCAGATAGAGCAACTTTATTTAAAACATCAGTAAAAGAAATCGCTTATAAACATGGAGTGATGGCTAGTTTTATGGCCAAACAAAATATGGAATTACCAGGGTGTAGTGGACATATCCATCAGAGTTTATGGGATGCTGAAGTAAAGAAAAACCTCTTCTTTGACGCTTCAAATAAAGATAATATTAGCAAAACAATGGAGCACTATATGGCCGGCCAGTTGTTTTGTCTGCCTTTTATTTTACCAATGCTTGCACCTACTATAAATAGTTATAAAAGACTTGTAGAAGGGGCGTGGGCTCCAACAACATTAACTTGGGCTGTTGATAATAGAACTACTGCTCTTAGAGCATTGCCGCATGGAGAAAAGTCTTCAAGATTAGAAACCAGAGTAGTGGGATCAGATGTTAATCCATATCTGGCAATGTCTGCTTGTTTAGCAGCAGGACTATACGGTATCGAAAACAAATTATCACTTGATACTCCTCAAACGATTGGAAATGGCTATAAAGAAACCCAGTATGGAACACTGCCCGCTAATCTTTGGGACGCGACGCAAGCAATGAAAAATCATGAACTACCAAAAGAACTATTTGGGGAAGAGTTTGTAGAACATTTCACCCTGTCTAGAGAATGGGAATGGAGAAGGTTTATGAATACAGTAACAGATTGGGAAACGAAACGTTATTTTGAAATCATATAA
- a CDS encoding DUF2490 domain-containing protein, whose protein sequence is MKKVLITLILILGSITIYAQNDGQWGGLYLKARISDKLGYYGEHHIRYTDEGNGFYLHKSYNRMGLNYFVNDHFDIVVGPAIIGKFNQDTGYGEQDPYDQTTLMEYRIWHQYLYHHYIGRAKIYHQVRIEHRWEDKVDYTKYSNRYRYKLYAYIPINNKHMSPGTFFVSPSVELFMQDNHTHSLEDLRIYNAIGYKFNETTSFTAGHMWTYNQTATSNVFRFSLYIDFDLRK, encoded by the coding sequence ATGAAAAAAGTTTTGATTACACTGATCCTAATCTTAGGGTCTATAACAATATATGCACAAAATGATGGGCAATGGGGAGGATTATATTTAAAAGCCAGAATAAGCGATAAATTAGGATATTACGGTGAACACCATATTCGATATACGGATGAAGGAAATGGTTTCTACCTTCATAAAAGTTATAACAGAATGGGTCTGAATTATTTTGTCAACGATCATTTTGATATTGTTGTTGGACCTGCAATTATCGGAAAGTTTAATCAAGATACTGGTTATGGTGAACAGGATCCTTATGATCAGACTACATTAATGGAATACCGTATTTGGCATCAATATTTATATCATCATTACATTGGTAGAGCTAAAATTTACCATCAGGTGAGAATAGAGCATAGATGGGAAGATAAAGTGGATTACACAAAATACAGTAATAGGTATAGATATAAACTGTACGCATATATTCCTATTAATAATAAGCATATGTCTCCAGGTACATTCTTTGTTTCTCCATCTGTAGAATTATTTATGCAAGATAACCATACTCATAGTCTTGAAGATTTAAGGATATACAATGCTATTGGATATAAGTTTAATGAAACGACTAGTTTCACTGCCGGACATATGTGGACCTACAATCAAACGGCGACAAGTAATGTATTTAGATTTAGCTTATATATCGATTTTGATCTTAGGAAATAA
- a CDS encoding aldehyde dehydrogenase family protein, giving the protein MDIFNPSNGMVIATVQEDTRDILSDKLDHLRIGQKAWAKVSLEERLAVIVKFGELVQENIEELANTLTEETGKPIQQSINEIEGANNRIEHLKRDALKYLQEEIIEDLEGTYEKIVYEPLGVVANISAWNFPYNVGYNVFLYALVAGNAVAYKPSEFATLTGLKIQEYLYKAGLPEDVFHCMIGGPKVGEFILQNDLNGYFFTGSYKVGLHVAFKTFQKLVPIQLELGGKDPLYVMDDVQDIRQAAINAAEGAFYNNGQSCCAVERIYVQENIYDEFVDAFVEEVKSYKVGDPQDRETFIGPLTRKEQLTVLEKQVVDALHKGANLLLGGNQPEGEGYYFLPTIFKNTNHDMLIMKEESFGPVIGIQKVSSDEEAVELMSDTNYGLTAAVFSTSKERADNILSQMNTGTVYWNCCDRVSPNVPWSGRKNSGLGSTLSSQGIRTFTQPKAYQWRNPT; this is encoded by the coding sequence ATGGATATATTTAACCCATCAAATGGAATGGTTATCGCGACCGTTCAAGAAGATACAAGAGATATTTTATCAGATAAGTTAGACCATTTAAGAATAGGGCAAAAGGCATGGGCTAAAGTTTCTTTAGAAGAAAGGTTAGCAGTAATTGTCAAGTTTGGAGAATTGGTACAGGAGAACATTGAAGAATTAGCAAATACATTAACAGAAGAAACAGGAAAGCCAATTCAACAGTCTATCAATGAAATTGAGGGAGCAAATAATAGAATAGAACATTTAAAAAGAGATGCTCTGAAATATTTACAAGAAGAGATTATCGAAGATTTAGAAGGAACTTATGAAAAGATTGTTTACGAACCTTTAGGGGTTGTTGCCAACATTTCAGCTTGGAACTTTCCCTATAATGTAGGATATAATGTTTTTCTATACGCTTTAGTTGCAGGTAATGCTGTAGCTTATAAACCATCAGAATTTGCAACTCTTACCGGACTAAAAATTCAAGAGTATTTATACAAAGCAGGTTTACCTGAAGATGTTTTTCATTGTATGATCGGAGGTCCCAAAGTAGGAGAGTTTATCCTCCAAAATGATCTTAATGGTTATTTCTTCACCGGATCATATAAAGTAGGGTTACATGTAGCATTTAAGACTTTCCAAAAGCTTGTACCTATTCAATTAGAACTTGGAGGCAAAGATCCATTATATGTTATGGATGATGTTCAAGATATTCGTCAGGCGGCGATCAATGCGGCAGAAGGAGCTTTCTATAATAATGGTCAGAGTTGTTGTGCTGTGGAGAGAATTTATGTTCAGGAAAATATATATGATGAATTTGTAGATGCTTTTGTAGAGGAGGTTAAAAGTTATAAAGTGGGGGACCCTCAGGATAGGGAAACCTTTATAGGTCCATTAACACGAAAGGAGCAATTAACAGTGTTGGAAAAGCAAGTGGTTGATGCATTACATAAAGGAGCAAACCTACTGTTGGGAGGAAATCAACCTGAAGGTGAAGGTTATTACTTTTTACCGACCATATTTAAAAATACAAATCATGATATGTTGATAATGAAAGAAGAATCTTTTGGTCCTGTGATTGGCATACAAAAAGTATCTTCAGATGAAGAAGCCGTTGAACTCATGTCTGATACTAATTATGGATTAACTGCTGCAGTTTTTTCTACGAGTAAGGAAAGAGCAGATAATATCCTATCACAGATGAATACAGGAACTGTATATTGGAATTGCTGTGATCGGGTAAGTCCTAATGTTCCTTGGTCAGGAAGAAAAAATTCAGGACTTGGGTCAACTTTATCTTCACAAGGAATACGTACCTTTACACAACCTAAAGCTTATCAGTGGAGAAACCCCACATGA
- a CDS encoding bifunctional alpha/beta hydrolase/OsmC family protein has product MSSTIINFNNRSGESITAGLSLPADERPKAYAIFAHCFNLISHTAAVNSTVRALNQKGIAVFTLDFTGADTDFQYHAALEDLLDAAEYLEKNYRSPQMIIGHSLAGLASILVANRIASIEAVVTISAIAKAKSITKLVERKRKGLAEVTLGENTFGVKESLIDQLTFASVKEAIHKMKLPILVFHSPQDNIVDINNAEKIYKLSFHPKSFISLDGADHFLTNVDNAYYTGDMIGSWSARYVEMVKENPLVTQHQTAVRIGTTKYVTEVKAGIHHQIADEPIEDGGKDLGPNPYQFLLAGLGACTAMTLRMYANHKKWPLEEVTVHLNHENEYLKDANEMNKRTAKLDKLERAIQVKGDLTDQQRERLLEIANKCPVHRTLENNPIITTKWVEE; this is encoded by the coding sequence ATGTCATCAACAATTATCAACTTTAATAATCGAAGTGGCGAAAGCATCACTGCGGGTTTATCGTTGCCTGCAGATGAAAGACCAAAAGCATATGCAATTTTTGCGCATTGTTTTAATTTAATATCACATACAGCGGCTGTAAATAGTACAGTTAGAGCATTAAACCAAAAGGGAATTGCTGTATTCACCTTAGATTTTACAGGAGCAGATACTGATTTTCAATACCATGCTGCCTTAGAAGATTTATTAGACGCTGCAGAGTATTTAGAGAAGAATTATAGATCACCTCAAATGATTATTGGTCATTCATTAGCAGGTTTGGCTAGTATATTAGTGGCTAATAGAATTGCGAGTATTGAGGCTGTAGTGACTATTAGTGCTATTGCAAAAGCAAAAAGCATTACAAAATTAGTAGAGAGAAAGAGAAAAGGTTTAGCTGAGGTTACTTTGGGTGAAAATACTTTTGGAGTAAAAGAATCACTGATTGATCAATTAACATTCGCCAGTGTGAAGGAGGCAATTCATAAAATGAAACTTCCGATATTGGTATTTCATTCCCCTCAAGATAATATCGTTGATATTAATAATGCAGAGAAAATTTATAAGCTATCTTTTCACCCTAAGAGTTTTATTTCTTTAGATGGGGCTGATCACTTTCTTACCAATGTAGATAATGCTTATTATACAGGGGACATGATTGGTTCTTGGTCGGCAAGGTATGTGGAAATGGTGAAGGAAAACCCTTTAGTAACCCAACATCAAACGGCAGTGCGTATTGGTACAACAAAATACGTTACAGAAGTAAAAGCGGGTATACATCATCAAATTGCTGATGAACCTATTGAAGATGGAGGAAAAGACTTAGGTCCGAATCCATATCAATTTTTATTGGCAGGTCTAGGAGCATGTACTGCAATGACTTTACGTATGTATGCGAATCATAAGAAGTGGCCATTGGAAGAAGTGACTGTTCATTTAAATCATGAAAATGAATATTTGAAAGATGCGAATGAAATGAATAAAAGAACTGCTAAGCTGGATAAATTAGAAAGAGCAATTCAGGTGAAAGGGGACCTTACTGACCAACAAAGAGAAAGATTACTAGAAATTGCTAATAAGTGCCCTGTACATAGAACATTAGAAAATAATCCAATCATAACTACCAAATGGGTAGAAGAGTAA